A section of the Enterococcus montenegrensis genome encodes:
- a CDS encoding MurR/RpiR family transcriptional regulator, producing MDILQTIQQKYNELSDKEKAIANYVLQNDSSLQNMNITSLSQVTGASTSTITRFCRKMGAVSYVDMKMKINSISNQFEVKQDDYFDQIYYYYNKIIDRTNKSLDKKLIYEAIKKIKTAKRIYIYGLGSSGFTAEELNLRFLKMGMTARCLTNTHLMLIGSRSLTEDDLVIAISSSGATDEIVETLDICKEQGAGIISITSFADSYISEISDISLVVFSSNFADEKKFVNTQFAIIYLLDIITTILMSGEEEYERNYEEVDEMMTKRNRHDKHNITSKSHSIK from the coding sequence ATGGATATCTTACAAACGATTCAACAAAAATATAATGAATTATCCGATAAAGAAAAGGCTATTGCCAATTATGTTTTACAAAATGATAGTAGTCTACAAAATATGAATATTACGAGTCTTTCCCAAGTAACTGGTGCCTCAACTTCAACAATTACACGTTTTTGTCGTAAAATGGGGGCAGTTTCTTATGTCGATATGAAAATGAAAATCAACTCCATTTCCAATCAATTTGAAGTGAAACAAGATGACTATTTTGATCAGATTTATTATTACTATAATAAAATTATCGATCGAACTAACAAAAGTCTTGATAAAAAATTGATTTATGAAGCAATTAAGAAAATTAAAACAGCAAAGCGAATTTATATTTATGGATTAGGGAGTTCCGGTTTTACTGCAGAGGAATTGAATCTACGGTTTTTAAAAATGGGAATGACCGCTCGTTGTTTAACAAATACTCATTTAATGTTAATTGGGAGTCGATCATTGACGGAAGATGATCTAGTTATTGCAATTTCTTCATCAGGCGCTACAGATGAAATTGTAGAGACTTTAGATATTTGTAAAGAACAAGGTGCTGGAATTATTTCCATTACTTCTTTTGCAGATAGTTATATTTCTGAAATCAGTGATATTTCACTCGTCGTTTTTAGCAGTAATTTTGCTGATGAGAAGAAATTCGTGAACACGCAATTTGCTATTATCTATTTACTGGACATCATTACAACAATTTTGATGAGTGGTGAAGAAGAGTATGAAAGAAATTATGAAGAAGTAGATGAGATGATGACAAAACGCAACCGTCATGATAAACACAATATTACTTCTAAAAGTCATTCTATTAAATAA
- a CDS encoding LysR family transcriptional regulator, protein MAKEKSFTRAATKLFMTQSAISHTMKDLEAEAGIPLFERLHRKIELTAAGNTLLTAVTPLVEKFQQVEIQLQNLEQSAPLRLASCITYGEITLPEVLQQFKKQLPQQKITVHISPADDCFKKLAAGKVDLAILEGWVPSEKYQQKVIANYPLVFVAAPNFLPTATGKLTLPELLNQPLLLRERGSAVRETFEAFLTLKGLRCYPLWESTDSASLIAASKKKMGISLLPYSLVANQLEKKELVEISVSKIKLHNEITALRPASDNYLPALEKLWELL, encoded by the coding sequence GTGGCAAAAGAAAAAAGTTTTACCCGGGCGGCTACAAAACTTTTTATGACCCAATCTGCCATTTCCCATACCATGAAAGATTTAGAGGCAGAAGCAGGCATCCCTTTATTTGAACGCCTCCATCGTAAAATCGAACTGACCGCGGCCGGTAATACGCTACTGACTGCTGTTACGCCGTTGGTCGAAAAATTTCAGCAAGTCGAAATACAACTACAAAATTTGGAACAAAGCGCACCTTTGCGGCTGGCTTCCTGCATTACATATGGTGAAATCACCTTGCCTGAAGTATTGCAGCAGTTCAAAAAACAACTACCGCAGCAAAAAATCACTGTGCATATTTCTCCTGCTGATGATTGCTTTAAGAAATTAGCGGCAGGAAAAGTCGATTTAGCCATTTTAGAAGGGTGGGTTCCCAGTGAAAAGTATCAGCAAAAAGTAATTGCGAACTACCCCCTCGTTTTTGTGGCGGCACCAAATTTTTTACCCACGGCAACTGGCAAGCTGACTTTGCCGGAACTTTTAAATCAGCCCTTGCTGCTAAGAGAGCGCGGCTCAGCTGTAAGAGAAACCTTCGAAGCCTTCCTAACGCTAAAAGGACTACGGTGCTATCCTCTGTGGGAAAGTACTGACTCGGCTAGCTTAATTGCCGCCAGCAAGAAGAAAATGGGCATTAGCTTATTGCCATACTCTTTAGTGGCTAACCAACTAGAAAAAAAGGAACTGGTAGAAATCTCCGTCTCTAAAATAAAACTCCATAATGAAATTACGGCGTTACGCCCTGCTAGTGATAATTATCTGCCTGCGTTAGAAAAATTGTGGGAGTTATTGTGA